One stretch of Asterias rubens chromosome 8, eAstRub1.3, whole genome shotgun sequence DNA includes these proteins:
- the LOC117293749 gene encoding bifunctional peptidase and arginyl-hydroxylase JMJD5-like has protein sequence MKDSGSDVSPCGKQKVVNIARVSAPTKEEFLNNYFQKDTPVIITDVASSWPAASWSLESIKERAGHNKAFIRQNTSKQDYKIGKAYNIRESSLGDYISDLEVGNARSRNSYLAVQNIKSTFPELEDDVPMPDYIGKIHMGPYLWIAVNGHYEYCHFDPDDGLLVILTGHKRVRLYGCSPAPLYPNPLGSKGRTIQAQVNCDEPDLEEHPCFEVSTCHCGEVNPGEMLYIPAFWWHQVTSVETSISVNFFFGDAGENNFITKAMSITKWDAFSHWLLNIIEQNRSFDSLQLVLAHLPDSLASFLFKEWKDKASREQIEILVQLVMDYLQLDSLPTDEDRMSKNPPPIKIRGLLWRK, from the exons ATGAAAGACTCTGGGAGTGATGTGTCCCCATGTGGGAAGCAGAAGGTTGTCAACATCGCCCGTGTGTCTGCTCCCACTAAGGAAGAGTTCCTTAACAACTACTTCCAGAAAG ATACTCCAGTGATAATCACTGATGTTGCGAGCAGTTGGCCAGCGGCGTCCTGGAGCCTTGAGTCTATCAAAGAGAGAGCTGGTCATAATAAAGCTTTCATCAGACAGAACACCAGTAAACAGGATTATAAG ATCGGCAAAGCATACAACATACGGGAGAGTTCATTGGGAGATTACATCAGTGATTTGGAAGTAGGTAACGCCCGATCTCGGAATTCCTACCTGGCTGTGCAGAACATCAAGAGTACATTCCCAGAGCTGGAG GATGACGTTCCAATGCCAGACTACATCGGCAAGATACACATGGGCCCTTACTTATGGATAGCAGTCAATGGACACTATG AATATTGCCACTTTGATCCAGACGATGGACTCTTGGTAATCCTGACCGGGCACAAGAGAGTCCGTCTGTATGGGTGCAGCCCCGCTCCCCTCTACCCTAACCCATTGGGGTCAAAGGGGCGTACCATACAGGCCCAGGTCAACTGTGATGAACCAGACCTGGAGGAGCATCCATGTTTTGAGGTGTCGACGTGTCACTGTGGAGAGGTCAACCCTGGAGAAAT GTTATACATTCCTGCTTTCTGGTGGCATCAGGTGACATCCGTTGAAACATCCATTTCTGTGAACTTCTTCTTTGGTGATGCCGGTGAGAACAACTTCATCACAAAAGCCatg AGCATCACAAAGTGGGATGCCTTCTCCCACTGGCTCCTCAACATCATTGAGCAGAACCGAAGCTTTGACAGCCTCCAATTAGTCCTCGCCCATCTCCCCGATTCCTTAGCCTCGTTCCTCTTCAAAGAATGGAAGGACAAAGCCTCCCGGGAACAGATCGAGATCCTCGTCCAACTCGTTATGGACTACCTCCAGTTGGACTCCTTACCCACGGATGAAGACAGGATGAGTAAAAATCCACCTCCGATTAAGATCAGGGGACTGCTGTGGAGGAAGTAG